From one Colletotrichum destructivum chromosome 3, complete sequence genomic stretch:
- a CDS encoding Putative peptidase M48, CAAX prenyl protease 1 yields the protein MPRLQRGWPHLVVGSLWTACLSYVVAAGSECQLASDKVRSLALFPQSNILPFLSLLCNPLRNPKKKQSEANMDFLQRLARFLDRPLFPWKRLILGFSVGQFVFESLLSLRQYQVLKNTKPPKVLEQEVSQEVFDKSQAYGRAKAEFGFINGLWGQIQNIAFIQFDVLPKLWSWSGNLLLNFAPARFTGEISQSIVFVLAFIMIQQVLSLPGSIYQTFVLEEKFGFNKQTPKLFITDMIKSQLLAFVLAPPILAGFLSIVKKTGNQFFFYLWAFAAGLQVFMITIYPVAILPLFNKLSPLEEGELKNGVESLAKSLNFPLHELYVIDGSKRSAHSNAYFFGLPWKKHIVIYDTLIEKSETQEVVAVLAHELGHWSLGHTTRLFGISQAHFLYIFALFSVFISNQSLYADFGFLTEHPIIIGFILFSDALSPMDTVVKLLMNVLSRKYEFQADAFAQKLGYSAELARSLLKLQIQNLSSMDADWMYATYHFSHPHLSERLNALNWKSTSKVTTDEPTVGKASGRDEL from the exons ATGCCCCGATTGCAGCGCGGGTGGCCCCACTTGGTCGTCGGTTCACTGTGGACAGCTTGCCTGAGCTacgttgttgctgctgggtcTGAATGTCAGCTTGCGAGCGACAAGGTCCGGAGCCTGGCCCTGTTTCCTCAATCAAACATCCTTCCATTCCTGTCCCTCCTTTGCAACCCCCTCCGGAAtccgaagaagaagcaaagtGAGGCCAATATGGATTTCCTTCAACGTCTCGCGCGGTTCTTGGACCGACCTCTCTTCCCATGGAAGCGCCTCATTCTCGGCTTCTCTGTCGGCCAGTTCGTTTTTGAGAGTCTGCTCTCCCTCCGCCAGTACCAGGTCCTCAAGAACACCAAGCCGCCCAAAGTCCTCGAACAGGAAGTCTCGCAGGAGGTTTTCGACAAGTCTCAGGCCTACGGTCGCGCCAAAGCTGAGTTCGGCTTCATCAACGGTCTCTGGGGTCAGATCCAGAACATCGCCTTCATCCAGTTCGACGTCCTCCCCAAGCTATGGTCCTGGTCCGGTAATCTGCTGCTGAACTTTGCGCCGGCGCGCTTCACCGGCGAGATATCCCAGTCCATAGTCTTTGTCCTCGCCTTCATTATGATCCAACAGGTCCTCTCGCTACCCGGCTCCATCTACCAGACCTTTGTGCTCGAGGAGAAGTTCGGCTTCAACAAGCAGACGCCCAAGCTCTTCATCACCGACATGATCAAGTCCCAGctcctcgccttcgtccTTGCGCCCCCAATCCTCGCCGGTTTCCTCTCCATTGTCAAGAAGACGGGTAACCAGTTCTTCTTCTACCTTTGGGCGTTCGCCGCTGGCCTCCAAGTCTTCATGATCACCATCTACCCGGTCGCCATCCTGCCGCTGTTCAACAAGCTGTCGCCCTTGGAAGAGGGCGAGTTGAAGAATGGCGTCGAGAGCCTCGCCAAGAGCTTGAACTTTCCCCTTCACGAACTCTATGTTATCGACGGAAGCAAGCGTAGCGCCCACAGCAATGCCTACTTCTTTGGTCTCCCTTGGAAGAAGCACATTGTCATCTATGACACCCTCATTGAGAAGAGCGAGACACAGGAGGttgtcgccgtcctcgcccatGAGCTCGGTCACTGGAGCCTCGGCCACACCACCCGTCTCTTCGGTATCTCTCAG GCCCATTTCCTCTACATCTTCGCTCTTTTCTCCGTCTTCATCAGCAACCAGTCGCTGTACGCCGACTTTGGTTTTCTTACGGAACATCCGATCATCATCggcttcatcctcttctctGACGCACTTTCGCCCATGGACACTGTTGTGAAGCTGCTCATGAACGTCCTGAGCCGCAAGTACGAGTTCCAGGCTGACGCCTTCGCCCAGAAGCTCGGCTACTCTGCTGAGCTGGCTCGGTCGCTCCTCAAGCTCCAGATCCAGAACCTCAGCTCCATGGATGCCGACTGGATGTACGCGACCTACCACTTCTCTCACCCTCATCTGTCCGAGCGCCTCAACGCCCTTAATTGGAAGTCTACCAGCAAGGTCACAACGGATGAGCCGACGGTCGGAAAGGCCTCGGGAAGGGATGAGCTGTAA